From the genome of Sphingobacterium kitahiroshimense, one region includes:
- a CDS encoding glycoside hydrolase family 16 protein yields the protein MMHIKTGILCSLLLFNVQLAVSQDNEPVKTVIAKENDGYTIKRDGQPYFIKGAGGSNYMDRLKAYGGNSIRTWNPHNAGKILDDAHRLGLTVTLGLDVRAERHGFDYSNPEQVAQQLEGIRKTVLQYRNHPALLAWGIGNELNLHYSNPKVWDAVNAIAVMIHELDPNHLVTTMLAGINQKEFDYIQEKCPAIDLIAVQVYGGLASVPQQIKSVGWTKPYIVTEWGPTGHWEVTQTPWSASIEENSSEKAAVYKSRYEASIGTDKNCLGSYVFLWGQKQERTPTWYGLFTEAGEENEVVDVMQYLWSKKWPENRSPHVSSLLLDGKKAADFVYVEPGKTYPVAVSVSDPDGDKLTTRWELLHESTDLKEGGDREERPKAIPGRVADEGQQHTQLTAPAEEGAYRLFVYVSDGHNNVATANIPFYVTAKKLNTSASSTQKNAYRFSTEPVWADEFNYEGLPDTTKWSYDVGSKYNGWGNNEDQYYVASSLKNSVVGKGVLKIKALKESKGGKPYTSARLVSKDKGDFLYGRFEARAKLPRGRGNWPAIWMLPTASTYGNWPNSGEIDILEHVGYDQDVLHISTHTKAYNHNINTQKTATTKVAGVSDDFHLYRVDWTPEYIKGFIDDQEIFYVENEHKTFAEWPFDQKFHWLLNLAIGGNWGGKHGVDDKIFPNVFEIDYVRVYELLP from the coding sequence ATGATGCATATAAAAACAGGAATTTTATGTTCCCTGCTCCTTTTCAACGTACAGCTGGCGGTATCGCAGGACAACGAACCCGTCAAAACCGTCATCGCTAAAGAAAACGATGGTTACACCATCAAGCGTGACGGTCAGCCGTATTTTATCAAAGGCGCCGGTGGCAGCAATTATATGGATCGTCTAAAAGCGTATGGAGGTAACTCCATACGTACTTGGAACCCGCACAATGCGGGAAAAATATTGGACGATGCCCATCGCTTGGGACTTACCGTGACTTTAGGACTAGATGTACGGGCCGAAAGACATGGATTTGACTACAGCAACCCCGAACAGGTAGCGCAACAATTGGAGGGCATCCGTAAGACCGTCCTGCAGTACCGAAACCATCCAGCGCTTTTAGCCTGGGGAATCGGCAATGAACTGAACCTCCATTACAGCAATCCCAAGGTATGGGATGCGGTCAATGCGATTGCAGTAATGATTCATGAACTAGACCCTAATCACTTGGTGACAACCATGTTGGCAGGGATCAACCAAAAGGAATTTGATTATATTCAGGAGAAATGTCCGGCTATCGATCTGATCGCTGTTCAGGTATACGGAGGTCTCGCGTCCGTACCGCAACAGATTAAAAGTGTCGGCTGGACTAAACCTTATATCGTGACCGAATGGGGGCCTACAGGGCACTGGGAGGTGACACAGACACCTTGGTCTGCTTCCATAGAAGAGAACAGCAGTGAAAAAGCGGCGGTCTACAAAAGCCGTTATGAGGCCTCTATCGGCACAGACAAAAACTGCTTAGGGTCTTATGTTTTCTTATGGGGTCAGAAACAAGAGCGCACCCCCACCTGGTACGGACTGTTCACCGAAGCTGGTGAAGAAAACGAAGTGGTCGATGTGATGCAATACCTCTGGTCAAAAAAATGGCCTGAAAACCGTTCTCCACATGTATCGTCCCTCCTGTTAGATGGAAAAAAGGCGGCTGACTTTGTTTATGTCGAACCGGGTAAAACTTATCCCGTTGCTGTGTCTGTAAGCGATCCGGATGGCGACAAGTTAACGACACGCTGGGAGCTTCTGCACGAAAGTACCGACCTGAAAGAAGGTGGTGACCGTGAAGAAAGACCGAAGGCTATCCCAGGACGTGTGGCAGATGAGGGGCAGCAGCACACACAGCTCACAGCTCCTGCAGAAGAAGGCGCATACCGGTTGTTTGTCTATGTTTCCGATGGTCACAACAACGTAGCTACGGCCAACATCCCTTTTTACGTAACAGCTAAAAAGTTAAATACAAGTGCTTCATCAACCCAGAAAAATGCCTACCGCTTTTCGACTGAACCTGTCTGGGCCGACGAATTTAATTATGAGGGCTTACCCGACACGACCAAATGGTCGTATGATGTAGGTTCAAAATATAACGGCTGGGGCAATAATGAGGATCAGTATTATGTTGCATCTTCGCTAAAAAACTCAGTTGTCGGTAAAGGGGTCTTAAAAATCAAAGCTTTAAAAGAAAGCAAAGGTGGTAAACCTTACACTTCTGCCCGATTAGTGAGCAAAGATAAAGGTGATTTCCTGTACGGCCGCTTTGAAGCCCGTGCAAAATTACCGCGAGGACGAGGCAATTGGCCTGCGATCTGGATGCTACCGACAGCATCAACCTATGGCAACTGGCCCAACTCAGGGGAGATCGATATCCTGGAACACGTGGGGTACGATCAGGATGTGCTCCATATCTCCACCCATACCAAAGCTTATAACCACAATATCAACACCCAAAAAACAGCAACAACAAAAGTAGCAGGTGTTTCCGATGATTTTCACCTGTACCGTGTGGATTGGACGCCCGAATATATCAAAGGATTTATCGATGATCAGGAGATTTTTTATGTTGAAAACGAACATAAAACCTTTGCCGAATGGCCCTTTGATCAAAAATTTCACTGGCTGCTCAATTTAGCCATCGGCGGAAATTGGGGCGGTAAACATGGAGTTGATGACAAGATATTTCCGAATGTTTTTGAAATCGATTACGTCCGAGTATATGAACTATTACCTTAG
- a CDS encoding RagB/SusD family nutrient uptake outer membrane protein, with protein MNECIEALEDARPNQSIHIGAVTKYTALLLKAKAAADLAGNDNSSPHWEEVLDATNKIIASNKFSLYPNLYELFKLPGKLANESLFELQYSDFGVGTGDIVRPGVDWGTFFRWQGPSGDQKGSPISGAGWVPPSQNIVDFLTNRGDVERLKNTIQYCGINGNPATSVTTPSGDVVYGNPFGIKYFNGKAYLPKAQMTEGRMEYGANNNVRILRYADVLLLNAEAKVRKGQNGDEPFRLVRERAKLGAIANVTLNQILDERRAEFACEWWGERFNDLVRTGKAKEVFGAKFIPGVSESLPIPQTQIDANPNFR; from the coding sequence ATGAATGAATGCATCGAAGCACTGGAAGATGCACGTCCGAATCAGTCCATCCATATCGGTGCCGTGACCAAATATACGGCACTGCTCCTCAAAGCCAAAGCCGCAGCAGATCTTGCCGGTAATGATAACAGCAGTCCGCATTGGGAAGAAGTCTTGGATGCGACCAATAAGATCATTGCGAGCAATAAATTCTCCTTATATCCAAACCTCTACGAGCTCTTTAAGCTTCCCGGAAAACTGGCCAATGAATCCCTATTTGAACTGCAATATTCTGATTTTGGCGTAGGTACAGGCGATATTGTACGTCCCGGAGTAGACTGGGGAACATTCTTTAGGTGGCAGGGACCGTCGGGCGATCAAAAAGGAAGTCCCATCTCCGGAGCGGGCTGGGTACCGCCATCTCAAAATATTGTCGATTTCCTAACGAACCGTGGCGATGTTGAACGCTTGAAAAACACGATTCAGTACTGTGGCATCAACGGTAATCCTGCTACTTCGGTTACTACCCCGAGCGGTGATGTGGTCTATGGCAATCCATTCGGTATCAAATATTTCAACGGAAAAGCGTATCTTCCAAAAGCACAGATGACCGAAGGACGTATGGAATATGGCGCCAACAATAATGTTCGTATCTTACGTTATGCAGATGTACTGCTTTTAAATGCGGAAGCAAAAGTACGGAAAGGACAAAATGGCGACGAACCGTTCCGATTGGTACGCGAAAGGGCTAAATTGGGTGCTATTGCCAATGTGACGCTAAACCAGATATTAGACGAGCGCAGAGCAGAATTTGCCTGTGAATGGTGGGGTGAACGTTTCAATGACCTGGTCCGTACCGGTAAAGCAAAAGAAGTATTTGGCGCTAAATTTATTCCTGGTGTGAGTGAATCATTGCCTATACCGCAAACGCAGATCGATGCTAACCCTAATTTCAGATAA
- a CDS encoding helix-turn-helix domain-containing protein, which translates to MDHFNKISELHEAFGINPPENPLFSVVYGEQDMCKGNNKLEFSSGFYIIGFKKLKSGSMSYGKTKYDHDRGSLSFIKPRQKVAFQNVMLEEKGFLIIIHEDFLAGTALYNEIKKYSYFDYEVNEALHLSPAEENIIWNLYFNIEKEYHNNTDELSKSIIISHLDSLLKYAQRFYKRQFINRKQLTGATVTKFNALLVANLEERKTKEIGLPTVALMAEKLNISSRYLTDLLKEETGKTALELIHLFLIGEAKNLLTEGELNISEISYLLGFENTTYFSRLFKKEVGRTPNEFRGSFLN; encoded by the coding sequence ATGGACCATTTCAACAAAATAAGTGAACTTCACGAGGCTTTCGGTATTAATCCTCCCGAAAACCCACTTTTCAGCGTAGTTTATGGGGAACAAGATATGTGCAAGGGAAATAATAAACTTGAATTTTCTTCTGGATTTTACATCATCGGATTCAAAAAATTGAAATCGGGAAGCATGTCTTATGGTAAAACTAAATATGACCACGACAGGGGTTCGCTGTCATTCATAAAACCGCGTCAGAAAGTGGCATTTCAAAATGTTATGCTAGAAGAAAAAGGCTTTCTAATTATTATCCATGAAGATTTTTTAGCCGGAACAGCCCTGTATAACGAAATCAAGAAGTACAGTTATTTCGATTATGAAGTCAATGAAGCCTTACACCTTTCTCCTGCAGAAGAGAATATCATCTGGAATTTGTATTTCAATATCGAAAAAGAGTACCATAATAATACGGACGAGCTCAGCAAATCAATTATTATCAGCCATCTGGACTCATTATTAAAATACGCACAGCGATTTTATAAAAGACAATTCATCAACCGGAAGCAGTTAACCGGTGCGACAGTTACAAAGTTTAATGCCTTGCTCGTTGCTAACCTTGAAGAACGAAAAACAAAAGAAATCGGATTGCCGACAGTCGCTCTAATGGCAGAAAAATTAAATATTTCTTCTCGTTATCTAACCGATCTACTTAAAGAAGAGACAGGGAAAACGGCACTAGAGCTTATTCATCTTTTTTTAATCGGTGAGGCAAAGAATTTATTGACTGAAGGAGAACTCAATATCTCTGAAATTTCGTACCTGCTAGGCTTTGAAAATACCACGTATTTTTCACGTCTTTTTAAGAAAGAAGTTGGGCGTACACCTAATGAATTTAGAGGAAGCTTCTTAAATTGA
- a CDS encoding LLM class flavin-dependent oxidoreductase has translation MGNKKKLKLAAIIDGPGWNHTSWQHPDMPSDAGENIDFYVQQAKLAEDAKFESLFLIDVSHVGPGNIPHYLSMFEGVSIMSALAMKTERIGLSITASSSYTDPYNIARQVLSLDKISRGRVSLNAITSNPGGMVNFSRGHLSKADQYPMHIEFLEIIRNLWDTYEDDAFVRDKENGIFLNPHKMHLTNYRGKYFSVEGPLNISRSVQGRPVLYTAGSSPTFVDIATTYTDGAFIGGFSMEETKHTAMALRRNLDEKQRNQDNFIIATSQNPIVGRTDAEAHQKYMELAVLNRYQRIAPPLFLGSAESVADEIHEWYEQGIMDMLIIKQDHPYGLRDFIELVVPILQERGIFHTEYEETTLRGNLELPKPAFRNFQKHQGI, from the coding sequence ATGGGTAATAAAAAGAAATTGAAGCTCGCTGCGATAATTGATGGACCTGGATGGAATCATACTTCTTGGCAACATCCGGATATGCCATCAGACGCAGGCGAAAATATCGACTTTTACGTTCAGCAGGCTAAACTTGCGGAAGATGCCAAATTTGAAAGTTTATTTTTGATTGATGTCAGTCATGTTGGTCCCGGGAATATTCCACATTATCTGAGTATGTTCGAGGGAGTTTCTATTATGTCTGCCTTAGCGATGAAAACCGAACGAATAGGACTCTCTATAACAGCTTCAAGTTCTTATACAGATCCCTATAATATTGCGCGTCAGGTCTTGTCATTGGATAAAATAAGCCGCGGAAGAGTGTCACTGAATGCCATTACTTCCAATCCGGGAGGGATGGTCAATTTCAGTCGGGGTCATTTGTCGAAAGCAGATCAGTATCCCATGCATATCGAGTTTTTAGAAATTATAAGGAACTTGTGGGACACCTATGAGGACGATGCATTTGTAAGAGATAAAGAAAATGGAATCTTTTTGAATCCACACAAAATGCATTTAACAAACTACAGGGGAAAATATTTTTCTGTTGAAGGTCCTTTGAATATAAGCCGTTCTGTTCAGGGAAGACCTGTTCTATACACCGCAGGTAGCTCGCCAACATTCGTTGATATTGCGACTACTTACACAGATGGTGCTTTTATAGGAGGCTTTTCCATGGAAGAGACAAAACATACCGCTATGGCGTTGAGAAGAAATTTGGATGAGAAACAAAGAAACCAGGACAATTTTATCATCGCCACTTCGCAAAACCCGATCGTGGGAAGAACGGATGCTGAAGCGCATCAGAAATATATGGAGCTGGCTGTCCTGAATCGGTATCAGCGAATTGCTCCACCGTTGTTTTTAGGGTCTGCCGAAAGTGTAGCTGATGAAATTCATGAATGGTACGAACAGGGAATAATGGATATGCTGATCATTAAACAGGATCATCCCTACGGTCTCCGAGATTTTATCGAACTGGTCGTTCCTATTTTACAAGAACGCGGAATTTTCCATACGGAGTACGAAGAAACAACGCTACGCGGAAATCTCGAACTTCCAAAACCAGCATTCAGAAATTTTCAAAAGCATCAAGGGATTTAA
- a CDS encoding winged helix-turn-helix transcriptional regulator, translating to MRDTLDVINGKWKIPIIISIGVGNDRFTDIQESIPGISPKVLAKELKDLEQHKLVRRIVIEEYPVKISYQLEEYADTLTPVIYALKDWGINHKKKVLE from the coding sequence GTGCGCGACACGTTGGATGTTATCAATGGTAAATGGAAAATACCTATTATTATATCCATTGGTGTCGGTAATGATCGTTTCACGGATATCCAGGAGAGTATTCCCGGGATCTCGCCCAAAGTTTTGGCAAAAGAACTGAAAGATCTGGAGCAGCATAAGCTGGTCAGGAGAATTGTTATCGAGGAATATCCGGTAAAGATCTCCTACCAGCTGGAGGAATATGCCGATACGCTGACTCCAGTCATCTATGCACTGAAGGATTGGGGTATTAATCATAAGAAAAAGGTGCTGGAGTAA
- a CDS encoding SDR family NAD(P)-dependent oxidoreductase, with the protein MAKTIFITGASRGFGRIWVEAFLRRGDNVAAAVRNPETLAELKQEFSSNLLVLKLDVTDRIGNFEAIETAKNHFGSIDVLINNAGFGHVGAVEELTEDDVRAQFETNVLGSLWMIQAVLPIMRAQNSGQIIQLSSALGLNTVPLMGLYSATKFAIEGLTETLASEVSGFGVKVTIVEPSGFATDFFGNNSLAVSSTVSAYDTIRKGFYEHAEDQDSGNPNATATAILSLVDAENPPLRLLLGKNTFNWTQHTYTERLKTWESWQDIAVAAHG; encoded by the coding sequence ATGGCAAAGACAATTTTTATAACAGGCGCATCCCGTGGATTCGGAAGAATTTGGGTAGAAGCATTTTTAAGACGTGGCGACAATGTGGCTGCAGCTGTTCGTAATCCTGAGACTTTAGCAGAACTGAAACAAGAATTTTCATCAAATCTTTTGGTTCTGAAACTTGATGTTACAGACAGAATTGGAAATTTTGAAGCAATTGAAACCGCAAAAAACCATTTCGGAAGTATCGATGTACTCATAAATAATGCAGGTTTTGGACACGTTGGAGCTGTAGAAGAACTTACCGAGGACGATGTTAGAGCACAATTTGAAACCAATGTATTGGGTTCATTATGGATGATTCAGGCGGTATTACCAATTATGCGTGCGCAAAACTCGGGTCAGATTATTCAGCTTTCAAGTGCTTTGGGATTAAATACAGTACCATTAATGGGTCTCTACAGTGCCACTAAATTTGCAATTGAAGGGCTTACAGAAACATTGGCCAGCGAAGTAAGTGGTTTTGGCGTTAAAGTCACGATCGTAGAGCCATCCGGATTCGCCACCGATTTCTTCGGAAACAATTCGCTTGCGGTCAGCTCAACAGTTTCTGCTTACGATACCATAAGAAAAGGTTTTTATGAGCACGCAGAAGACCAAGATTCGGGCAATCCAAATGCCACGGCTACAGCTATCCTAAGTTTGGTTGATGCCGAAAATCCACCATTAAGACTGCTGTTAGGCAAAAACACATTCAACTGGACACAACATACTTACACCGAGCGTCTTAAAACCTGGGAATCTTGGCAAGATATCGCAGTAGCAGCACACGGTTAA
- a CDS encoding LLM class flavin-dependent oxidoreductase yields the protein MKKHIAHSILELAIVSEGSTFGQTLQHSLELAKVAEANNYKRYWFAEHHNSASVGSSATSLLILYVAENTSKIRVGSGGIMLPNHSPLIIAEQFGTLAHLYPNRIDLGLGRAPGTDTLTAQEIRSDFMKAAHSFPAEIEKIEHYFSESNSTGKVRAPIAEGADVPIYILGSSTDSAHLAARKGLPYAFASHFATDHLISALKIYREEFQSSEVLEKPYAIAGVNVIIAETDEEAQKLFTSVVRMFLGILTGNSQPLHPPTEMTEDLQDIFHHPSVHQMLKYSFVGTKEAVKAQTKAFLEQTQVDELIVVSTIYDFKDRIKSTELFAEVMSEINADDSTD from the coding sequence ATGAAAAAACATATCGCTCATTCCATTTTAGAACTTGCCATCGTTTCAGAAGGCAGTACATTTGGACAGACATTACAGCATTCGCTGGAACTGGCTAAAGTAGCAGAAGCAAATAATTATAAACGTTACTGGTTTGCGGAACATCATAATTCGGCTTCGGTAGGCAGCAGTGCCACTTCGCTATTAATTTTATATGTAGCCGAAAACACCAGTAAAATAAGAGTAGGGTCGGGTGGCATTATGTTACCCAATCACTCGCCTTTGATTATTGCAGAGCAATTTGGAACATTGGCGCATCTTTATCCGAACCGGATTGATTTAGGTCTGGGAAGAGCTCCGGGTACAGATACACTGACAGCTCAGGAGATCCGTTCGGACTTTATGAAAGCTGCGCACTCATTTCCTGCAGAAATTGAGAAAATTGAACATTATTTTTCAGAATCCAACAGTACGGGTAAAGTCAGAGCTCCGATCGCAGAAGGTGCTGATGTGCCGATTTATATTTTGGGATCAAGTACCGATAGTGCGCATCTCGCCGCTCGGAAAGGATTGCCTTATGCATTTGCAAGCCATTTTGCGACAGATCATTTAATATCGGCATTAAAAATTTACCGGGAAGAGTTTCAGTCTTCTGAAGTACTGGAGAAACCTTATGCGATTGCAGGTGTTAATGTGATTATTGCTGAAACGGATGAAGAAGCACAAAAATTGTTTACATCAGTAGTCCGAATGTTTTTGGGTATCTTGACCGGAAATTCTCAACCGCTGCATCCACCAACAGAAATGACGGAGGATTTGCAGGATATTTTCCATCATCCAAGTGTACATCAGATGCTGAAATACTCATTTGTGGGCACTAAGGAAGCTGTAAAAGCACAGACTAAGGCGTTCCTTGAGCAAACTCAAGTGGATGAGCTGATCGTCGTATCGACAATCTATGATTTCAAGGATCGAATCAAGTCGACCGAATTGTTTGCTGAAGTCATGAGCGAAATCAATGCCGATGATAGCACGGATTAA
- a CDS encoding metallophosphoesterase family protein, with translation MKSNLLALLCCFALIIFIHPAFSQISDKDIIKEQQNKSLKILVISDLNDSYGSTTYSQEVLDLVGSVSTLKPDLILCGGDMVAGQKKTLTREAIQAMWKGFDQAVLQPIKASGVPFGFTMGNHDASPNFVLDREVSASFWANHKADVNLTFIESSHFPYYFSYLKNNVFIISWDASSSQIPDKVKSWMKEQLDSPVAKEARFKIVLGHLPLYALVESKNKPGEVLEHADETLQFLKENQVDLYLSGHQHVYYPAKKESVILYHSGCLGGGPRSLLGHHEAPYKSYGFIEIPKNIKNKGSVKVSAIRADDKHEVKLEDLPAQVSGFNGSLNRIDLSK, from the coding sequence ATGAAATCTAATTTATTGGCTTTACTTTGCTGCTTTGCGCTGATCATCTTTATTCATCCTGCATTTTCTCAGATTTCTGACAAGGATATCATCAAGGAACAGCAAAATAAAAGTCTGAAGATCTTAGTTATATCGGATTTAAATGATAGTTATGGATCTACGACTTACAGTCAGGAAGTGTTGGATTTAGTGGGAAGTGTTTCAACATTAAAGCCAGATCTTATTTTGTGCGGTGGCGATATGGTTGCAGGACAAAAGAAGACTTTAACGAGAGAGGCTATTCAGGCTATGTGGAAGGGATTTGATCAGGCTGTTCTGCAACCTATAAAGGCTTCTGGAGTACCATTTGGATTTACGATGGGCAATCATGATGCATCTCCCAATTTTGTGCTGGATCGTGAAGTTTCGGCATCATTTTGGGCTAATCATAAAGCTGATGTCAATCTAACTTTCATCGAGAGCAGTCATTTTCCGTATTACTTTTCTTATTTAAAAAATAATGTGTTCATTATTTCCTGGGATGCTTCATCATCTCAAATCCCAGATAAAGTGAAAAGCTGGATGAAGGAGCAGCTGGATAGCCCTGTGGCTAAAGAGGCGAGATTTAAAATCGTATTAGGTCACCTGCCTTTATATGCACTTGTTGAAAGTAAAAATAAACCAGGAGAAGTTCTGGAGCATGCTGATGAGACCTTGCAGTTTTTGAAAGAAAATCAGGTAGACCTGTATTTATCTGGTCATCAACATGTGTATTACCCTGCTAAAAAGGAATCGGTGATTTTATATCATAGCGGTTGTCTGGGTGGAGGGCCTCGTTCTTTATTGGGGCATCATGAGGCTCCATATAAGTCCTATGGCTTTATTGAAATCCCGAAAAATATAAAAAATAAGGGTTCGGTAAAAGTCAGCGCGATAAGAGCGGATGATAAGCATGAAGTTAAACTGGAAGATTTACCTGCTCAGGTTTCGGGATTTAACGGGAGCTTAAACAGAATCGACCTCTCGAAGTAG
- a CDS encoding NADPH-dependent F420 reductase, which translates to MKIGIIGTGAIGGTIAKKMAAAGHQVKINNTSDKDKLNARAQELGVTAADQKEVVKDVDVIILAIPTIAIPKLPQDLFADVPEEVIVVDTSNYYPFRDADIEEIKNGKIESIWVSEQLGRTVIKAFNNLLAETLISGGKDAGAEDRIAMAIAGNDAEAKKVIATLVDQAGYDVVDAGPLSESWRHQPGTPAYCTELNATALKQALADGVKDDAPILRDKAIAELSAMSSYPSHPEVVEFNRALFEKNPKTK; encoded by the coding sequence ATGAAAATAGGAATAATAGGTACCGGTGCAATAGGCGGAACAATCGCTAAAAAAATGGCTGCGGCTGGTCACCAGGTGAAAATTAACAATACAAGCGACAAGGATAAATTGAATGCGCGCGCTCAGGAATTAGGTGTTACAGCTGCCGATCAAAAGGAAGTGGTGAAGGATGTTGATGTGATCATTTTAGCGATACCGACCATAGCAATCCCGAAATTACCTCAAGATCTTTTTGCAGACGTTCCTGAAGAGGTCATTGTGGTCGATACCTCCAATTATTATCCCTTCCGTGATGCTGATATTGAAGAGATCAAAAATGGAAAAATAGAGAGCATCTGGGTATCTGAGCAATTGGGAAGAACGGTAATCAAAGCATTCAACAATTTATTAGCGGAAACGCTTATCAGTGGCGGAAAAGATGCGGGAGCCGAAGACAGAATTGCCATGGCTATAGCGGGTAATGATGCCGAGGCAAAAAAAGTAATTGCGACATTAGTTGATCAAGCGGGATACGATGTCGTTGACGCTGGCCCACTTTCAGAATCCTGGAGACACCAACCCGGAACGCCAGCCTACTGCACAGAATTGAATGCGACAGCACTAAAACAAGCATTGGCGGACGGCGTGAAAGATGATGCACCCATTTTGAGGGATAAAGCTATTGCCGAACTTTCAGCTATGTCTAGCTATCCTTCCCATCCAGAGGTTGTAGAATTCAATCGAGCATTGTTTGAAAAAAATCCAAAAACAAAGTAA